One segment of Neobacillus endophyticus DNA contains the following:
- a CDS encoding CBS domain-containing protein: MATKHEQILQYIDELPIGEKISVRQIAKAMNVSEGTAYRAIKEAENKGYVSTIERVGTIRIERKKKENIEKLTFAEVVNIVDGQVLGGRTGLHKTLNKFVIGAMKLEAMMRYTEAGNLLIVGNRTQAHELALKAGAAVLITGGFDTEEHVKRIADQLELPIISTTYDTFTVATMINRAIYDQLIKKEIILVEDILTPLSETYYLMTTDKVARWHELNKQTTHSRYPVVDQNMKIQGMVTSKDILGQVLEASIDKIMTKNPMTVNGKTSVASTAHMMVWEGIEVLPVSDDSNRLEGIISRQDVLKTLQMNQRQPQVGETIDDIVTNQMVLVQGKAKGEDVFTLEVTPQMTNHLGTISYGVFTTIVSDAANRILRSYKKGDLVVENMTIYFIKPVQMESQLEIYPKVLDVGRKFGKVDVEVFNEGVLVGKAMMMCQLIDRT, translated from the coding sequence TTGGCTACAAAACATGAACAAATTTTACAATATATTGATGAGCTTCCAATCGGGGAAAAAATATCAGTCAGACAAATTGCGAAGGCAATGAATGTTAGTGAAGGTACCGCCTACCGTGCCATAAAGGAAGCCGAAAATAAAGGCTATGTAAGTACAATTGAGCGTGTTGGTACGATTCGTATTGAACGAAAGAAAAAGGAAAATATCGAAAAGCTTACATTTGCTGAAGTTGTAAATATCGTGGACGGTCAGGTTTTGGGCGGCAGAACCGGATTGCATAAAACCCTCAATAAATTTGTCATTGGCGCAATGAAATTAGAGGCCATGATGCGTTATACAGAAGCCGGCAACCTTCTTATAGTTGGAAATCGGACACAAGCTCATGAATTGGCGTTAAAAGCAGGAGCAGCAGTTCTTATTACCGGCGGTTTCGACACGGAGGAGCATGTAAAAAGGATTGCCGATCAGCTGGAATTGCCGATTATTTCCACCACTTATGATACATTTACCGTGGCAACAATGATTAATCGAGCGATTTACGACCAGCTGATTAAAAAAGAAATTATTTTAGTAGAAGATATTTTAACACCGCTTTCTGAAACTTATTATTTAATGACCACTGATAAAGTTGCACGATGGCATGAATTGAACAAACAGACTACACACAGCCGGTATCCTGTAGTGGATCAAAACATGAAAATCCAAGGGATGGTCACAAGTAAAGACATCTTAGGCCAGGTTTTGGAAGCATCCATCGATAAAATAATGACAAAAAACCCGATGACGGTCAATGGGAAAACAAGTGTTGCTTCAACCGCCCATATGATGGTATGGGAAGGTATAGAAGTTCTCCCTGTATCAGATGACTCAAACCGGCTGGAAGGCATTATCAGCAGACAGGATGTTTTAAAAACATTACAAATGAATCAAAGGCAGCCACAGGTTGGTGAAACCATTGATGATATTGTGACAAATCAAATGGTATTAGTGCAAGGAAAGGCTAAAGGTGAAGATGTATTTACATTAGAAGTAACGCCGCAAATGACCAACCATCTTGGAACAATATCTTATGGAGTATTTACTACCATTGTTTCGGATGCTGCCAATCGAATTTTGCGAAGCTATAAAAAAGGTGACTTAGTCGTAGAAAATATGACGATTTATTTTATCAAACCGGTGCAAATGGAGAGTCAACTTGAAATTTATCCGAAAGTGCTGGATGTAGGCCGGAAGTTTGGGAAAGTGGATGTAGAGGTTTTTAATGAAGGTGTTTTAGTTGGAAAAGCGATGATGATGTGTCAGCTGATCGACAGGACCTAA